The following are from one region of the Salvia hispanica cultivar TCC Black 2014 chromosome 1, UniMelb_Shisp_WGS_1.0, whole genome shotgun sequence genome:
- the LOC125201213 gene encoding probable protein phosphatase 2C 38 isoform X1, whose translation MSKVTEMSANILDESLSQLDKKYRMQDKDKSAAKAESCCMVAIIILGQIYIANAGDAKVVLGRLVRPKGRVRLILERWARLTPHIQAIPLLAGEHPILQFPREELELMHPMDHSILHYSDKSLAKGLIPTKRSVIDMYLNKKTGILHAPTLFQDELLPEDKFIIFGSSELWRYLKNEEAVAMVRKLSRRVRFLHPTLDFVHIHIFCTNKFLCFISCRESP comes from the exons ATGTCGAAAGTTACAGAAATGTCAGCAAACATTTTGGACGAATCCCTGTCGCAGTTAGATAAGAAGTATCGCATGCAAGATAAGGACAAGTCGGCAGCCAAAGCAGAGTCCTGCTGTATGGTGGCCATCATCATCTTAGGACAGATATACATTGCAAATGCTGGAGATGCTAAGGTGGTCTTGGGGCGACTCGTCAGGCCCAAAGGACGCGTTCGATTGATCCTGGAACGATGGGCTAGGCTCACACCGCACATCCAAGCCATCCCATTACTGGCAGGCGAACACCCCATTCTGCAGTTTCCAAGGGAAGAGTTAGAACTAATGCATCCAATGGATCACAGCATTCTGCACTACAGTGATAAATCGCTTGCCAAAGGCCTCATTCCG acAAAAAGATCAGTTATTGATATGTATCTTAACAAGAAGACAGGCATTTTGCATGCCCCTACACTCTTCCAAGATGAGCTTCTACCAGAGgacaaattcataatatttggATCTTCTGAGCTATGGAGATACCTTAAAAATGAAGAAGCAGTTGCTATGGTGAGAAAATTATCGCGAAGGGTAAGATTTCTACACCCCACCCTTGATTTCgttcatattcatatattttgcaCCAACAAGTTCCTGTGTTTCATTTCCTGCAGGGAATCGCCatga
- the LOC125201212 gene encoding cardiolipin synthase (CMP-forming), mitochondrial-like isoform X2: MPSALKFTNFFILHAHKPYRLKFANLSSPSHAAAAAAVDSTNIPRLSYLSSWRCRAITLFHTPSRVSPAPKFSHAQNLCFYTSDSGKCGHFDRGRSDNLGTPMGGAVDGKVETETREESDLPTPPLSHDEKSPRKSTKLLTLPTILTIGRVAAIPIIVYTFYVESWWGPSATVGIFVAAATTDWLDGFLARKMKLGTPFGAFLDPVADKLMVATTLILLCTKPLDAGIFGHGPWLLTVPATAIICREYDWTSGLRYFKVGNCTVDNHVGS, translated from the exons ATGCCAAGCGCtctcaaattcacaaatttctTCATTCTCCACGCCCATAAACCCTACAGATTGAAATTCGCCAATTTATCCTCTCCCTCccacgccgccgccgccgccgccgtcgatTCAACGAATATCCCGCGGCTCAGCTATCTCTCCAGCTGGCGATGCAGGGCAATAACCCTATTCCACACCCCCTCGCGCGTTAGCCCCGCCCCCAAATTCTCCCACGCCCAGAATCTCTGCTTCTACACATCCGATTCGGGGAAATGCGGCCATTTTGATCGCGGCAGGAGCGATAATTTGGGGACTCCAATGGGGGGCGCTGTTGATGGAAAGGTGGAGACCGAAACTCGCGAAGAATCAGATTTGCCGACGCCGCCGCTGAGCCACGACGAGAAATCGCCGCGAAAGTCGACGAAATTGCTCACGTTGCCTACGATCCTGACGATCGGCCGCGTCGCTGCCATACCGATTATCGTTTACA CTTTTTATGTCGAAAGTTGGTGGGGACCATCAGCAACTGTAGGAATTTTTGTCGCAGCTGCCACTACCGATTGGCTTGATGGATTTCTCGCGCGAAAG ATGAAATTGGGTACTCCATTTGGGGCATTTTTGGATCCGGTGGCTGATAAG CTCATGGTTGCTACTACCTTGATCTTGTTGTGCACTAAGCCCCTTGATGCTGGTATATTTGGCCATGGACCATGGCTATTGACTGTGCCTGCAACTGCCATAATCTGTAGAGAG TACGATTGGACCTCAGGATTAAGATATTTTAAGGTGGGGAATTGCACAGTTG ATAACCATGTCGGCAGTTAG
- the LOC125201213 gene encoding probable protein phosphatase 2C 38 isoform X2: protein MSKVTEMSANILDESLSQLDKKYRMQDKDKSAAKAESCCMVAIIILGQIYIANAGDAKVVLGRLVRPKGRVRLILERWARLTPHIQAIPLLAGEHPILQFPREELELMHPMDHSILHYSDKSLAKGLIPTGILHAPTLFQDELLPEDKFIIFGSSELWRYLKNEEAVAMVRKLSRRVRFLHPTLDFVHIHIFCTNKFLCFISCRESP from the exons ATGTCGAAAGTTACAGAAATGTCAGCAAACATTTTGGACGAATCCCTGTCGCAGTTAGATAAGAAGTATCGCATGCAAGATAAGGACAAGTCGGCAGCCAAAGCAGAGTCCTGCTGTATGGTGGCCATCATCATCTTAGGACAGATATACATTGCAAATGCTGGAGATGCTAAGGTGGTCTTGGGGCGACTCGTCAGGCCCAAAGGACGCGTTCGATTGATCCTGGAACGATGGGCTAGGCTCACACCGCACATCCAAGCCATCCCATTACTGGCAGGCGAACACCCCATTCTGCAGTTTCCAAGGGAAGAGTTAGAACTAATGCATCCAATGGATCACAGCATTCTGCACTACAGTGATAAATCGCTTGCCAAAGGCCTCATTCCG ACAGGCATTTTGCATGCCCCTACACTCTTCCAAGATGAGCTTCTACCAGAGgacaaattcataatatttggATCTTCTGAGCTATGGAGATACCTTAAAAATGAAGAAGCAGTTGCTATGGTGAGAAAATTATCGCGAAGGGTAAGATTTCTACACCCCACCCTTGATTTCgttcatattcatatattttgcaCCAACAAGTTCCTGTGTTTCATTTCCTGCAGGGAATCGCCatga
- the LOC125201213 gene encoding probable protein phosphatase 2C 38 isoform X3, with product MSKVTEMSANILDESLSQLDKKYRMQDKDKSAAKAESCCMVAIIILGQIYIANAGDAKVVLGRLVRPKGRVRLILERWARLTPHIQAIPLLAGEHPILQFPREELELMHPMDHSILHYSDKSLAKGLIPAFCMPLHSSKMSFYQRTNS from the exons ATGTCGAAAGTTACAGAAATGTCAGCAAACATTTTGGACGAATCCCTGTCGCAGTTAGATAAGAAGTATCGCATGCAAGATAAGGACAAGTCGGCAGCCAAAGCAGAGTCCTGCTGTATGGTGGCCATCATCATCTTAGGACAGATATACATTGCAAATGCTGGAGATGCTAAGGTGGTCTTGGGGCGACTCGTCAGGCCCAAAGGACGCGTTCGATTGATCCTGGAACGATGGGCTAGGCTCACACCGCACATCCAAGCCATCCCATTACTGGCAGGCGAACACCCCATTCTGCAGTTTCCAAGGGAAGAGTTAGAACTAATGCATCCAATGGATCACAGCATTCTGCACTACAGTGATAAATCGCTTGCCAAAGGCCTCATTCCG GCATTTTGCATGCCCCTACACTCTTCCAAGATGAGCTTCTACCAGAGgacaaattcataa
- the LOC125201824 gene encoding TBC1 domain family member 10B, giving the protein MKAKGAAAAAAAVLNPVPLEHKRDAYGFAVRPQHLQRYREYANIYKEEEEERSDRWKDFLERQSGSGQLPVNKSTDINADDSQNNVPDSDGNQTKPNIFNEENSELRSEKDGKVHRVQTWTEIRSSLCAIEDFMSSRVKKKVSFNKSQSDLAAKKPLQSIDETRPGKGAPEEDSEEEFYDVERSGSESDSAPEIPSHAAHSEAPPPWKEELECLVQGGVPMALRGELWQAFVGVRARRVENYYQNLLASDTNTETKSSRLKDKNHDSNLENVVISEKWRGQIEKDLPRTFPGHPALDEDGRNALRRLLTAYARHNPSVGYCQAMNFFAGLLLLLMSEENAFWALVGLLDDYFDGYYSEEMVESQVDQLVLEELVREKFPKLVNHLDYLGVQVAWVTAPWFLTIYMNMLPWESVLRVWDVILFQGNRVMLFRTALALMELYGPALVTTKDAGDAVTLLQSLAGSTFDSSQLVLTACSGYQNVIEERLQELRNKHRPTVIAALEERSKGMRVWRDSQCLSSKLYSFKQDAGSIIRTDKPEGPNGDVSHLDGSPADGDELFVNGDVEMDPAKDLQEQVVWLKVEQCKLIEEKRSAELRAEELEIALMEMVKQDNRRQLSAKVEKMQRELSELRSALVEKHEQENAMLQILMRVEQAQKVTEDARIYAEQDAAAQRYAAQVLEAKCEQAALALAEMEQRAVMAESMLEATLQYQSGQTKAMSSPRSTQQSNQEPSQDVPARKISLLARPFGLGWRDKNKEKPASLEEQNDAKLPNEEKSVSDVQAEVPV; this is encoded by the exons ATGAAGGCCAaaggggcggcggcggcggcggcggcggtgctGAATCCTGTTCCTCTTGAGCATAAGAG GGATGCTTATGGGTTTGCAGTGAGACCTCAGCACTTGCAAAGATATCGGGAATATGCTAATATATACAAG gaagaagaggaggagagGTCGGATAGGTGGAAGGACTTTTTGGAAAGGCAATCAGGGTCTGGACAGTTGCCTGTAAATAAATCGACCGACATAAACGCTGATGATAGTCAAAATAACGTGCCTGATTCTGATGGCAACCAGACTAagccaaatatttttaatgaggAAAATTCGGAATTGCGATCTGAAAAGGATGGAAAAGTTCATAGAGTACAAACGTGGACCGAGATTAGATCATCTCTATGTGCCATAGAGGACTTCATGAGCTCTCGTGtgaaaaagaaagtgagttTCAATAAAAGCCAGTCTGATCTTGCTGCAAAGAAGCCACTTCAATCCATTGATGAGACAAGACCTGGAAAAGGAGCACCTGAAGAAGACTCCGAGGAAGAGTTCTATGATGTGGAGAGATCAGGATCAGAATCAGATTCGGCTCCAGAGATTCCCAGCCATGCTGCTCATTCAGAAGCTCCACCTCCTTGGAAGGAAGAGCTTGAATGTCTCGTTCAAGGGGGCGTTCCGATGGCTTTGAGGGGAGAG CTGTGGCAAGCCTTTGTTGGTGTAAGAGCACGGCGGGTGGAGAATTACTATCAAAATCTGCTTGCTTCAGACACTAACACAGAAACTAAGAGCAGTCGACTAAAGGACAAGAATCACGACTCAAATCTAGAGAATGTAGTAATATCTGAAAAATGGAGAGGCCAGATTGAAAAG GATTTACCTCGAACTTTTCCTGGTCACCCTGCTCTAGACGAGGACGGTAGAAATGCTTTAAGGCGTTTACTCACAGCATATGCCCGCCATAATCCCTCTGTTGGTTACTGCCAG GCAATGAATTTTTTCGCGGGCTTGTTATTGCTTTTAATGTCGGAGGAAAATGCCTTTTG GGCCTTAGTGGGACTTCTAGATGATTATTTTGACGGCTATTACTCTGAAGAAATGGTAGAATCTCAGGTTGATCAGCTTGTTCTTGAGGAGTTGGTCCGTGAAAAGTTCCCGAAATTGG TAAACCATCTGGATTACCTGGGAGTGCAGGTGGCGTGGGTGACTGCCCCGTGGTTCCTCacaatatatatgaatatgcTTCCATGGGAAAGTG TTCTTAGAGTCTGGGATGTGATCCTCTTCCAAGGAAACCGTGTAATGCTATTCCGCACAGCACTTGCGTTGATGGAGCTATATG GACCTGCATTAGTTACAACAAAGGATGCTGGAGACGCAGTCACGCTTCTTCAGTCACTAGCTGGCTCCACTTTCGACAGCAGTCAACTTGTCTTGACAGCTTGCTCGGGTTACCAAAACGTTATTGAGGAAAGACTACAAGAACTAAGAAATAAGCATCGGCCAACTGTTATAGCTGCGTTGGAAGAAAGGTCAAAGGGCATGAGAGTTTGGAGGGATTCTCAGTGTCTGTCGTCAAAGTTGTATAGTTTCAAGCAGGACGCAGGTTCAATCATAAGAACTGACAAACCAGAAGGACCGAACGGTGATGTGTCGCACTTGGATGGTTCACCTGCTGATGGGGATGAGCTTTTCGTGAACGGTGATGTGGAGATGGATCCTGCTAAAGATCTTCAGGAGCAG gTAGTATGGCTCAAGGTCGAGCAGTGCAAGCTGATTGAGGAAAAACGGTCAGCTGAACTCAG AGCAGAAGAGCTCGAAATAGCACTGATGGAGATGGTTAAGCAGGATAATCGTCGACAATTGAGTGCTAAG GTTGAAAAGATGCAGCGAGAGTTGTCTGAGCTGCGGAGCGCCCTAGTTGAAAAGCATGAACAAGAGAACGCCATGCTTCAG ATTTTAATGAGGGTTGAACAAGCGCAGAAGGTGACAGAAGATGCTCGCATATATGCTGAGCAAGACGCAGCTGCCCAGAGATACGCAGCTCAAGTGCTTGAG GCGAAGTGCGAACAGGCGGCTCTCGCCTTGGCCGAGATGGAACAGAGGGCAGTTATGGCAGAATCCATGCTCGAAGCTACACTGCAGTACCAGTCTGGGCAAACCAAAGCGATGTCTTCCCCTCG ATCGACCCAGCAAAGTAATCAAGAACCTTCACAAGATGTGCCGGCAAGAAAGATCAGTTTGCTAGCCAGACCATTCGGATTAGGATGGCGAGACAAGAACAAG GAGAAACCGGCGAGTCTTGAGGAGCAAAACGATGCGAAGCTCCCAAACGAAGAGAAGAGTGTGAGTGACGTGCAGGCTGAGGTCCCGGTGTAG
- the LOC125201212 gene encoding CDP-diacylglycerol--glycerol-3-phosphate 3-phosphatidyltransferase 2-like isoform X1, producing the protein MPSALKFTNFFILHAHKPYRLKFANLSSPSHAAAAAAVDSTNIPRLSYLSSWRCRAITLFHTPSRVSPAPKFSHAQNLCFYTSDSGKCGHFDRGRSDNLGTPMGGAVDGKVETETREESDLPTPPLSHDEKSPRKSTKLLTLPTILTIGRVAAIPIIVYTFYVESWWGPSATVGIFVAAATTDWLDGFLARKMKLGTPFGAFLDPVADKLMVATTLILLCTKPLDAGIFGHGPWLLTVPATAIICREITMSAVREWAASRDKKLLQAVAVNNLGKWKTATQMSALTILLAAGDASFVGDGTLVSSGVVLLYISAWLSLWSMAVYIKKIWRVLIL; encoded by the exons ATGCCAAGCGCtctcaaattcacaaatttctTCATTCTCCACGCCCATAAACCCTACAGATTGAAATTCGCCAATTTATCCTCTCCCTCccacgccgccgccgccgccgccgtcgatTCAACGAATATCCCGCGGCTCAGCTATCTCTCCAGCTGGCGATGCAGGGCAATAACCCTATTCCACACCCCCTCGCGCGTTAGCCCCGCCCCCAAATTCTCCCACGCCCAGAATCTCTGCTTCTACACATCCGATTCGGGGAAATGCGGCCATTTTGATCGCGGCAGGAGCGATAATTTGGGGACTCCAATGGGGGGCGCTGTTGATGGAAAGGTGGAGACCGAAACTCGCGAAGAATCAGATTTGCCGACGCCGCCGCTGAGCCACGACGAGAAATCGCCGCGAAAGTCGACGAAATTGCTCACGTTGCCTACGATCCTGACGATCGGCCGCGTCGCTGCCATACCGATTATCGTTTACA CTTTTTATGTCGAAAGTTGGTGGGGACCATCAGCAACTGTAGGAATTTTTGTCGCAGCTGCCACTACCGATTGGCTTGATGGATTTCTCGCGCGAAAG ATGAAATTGGGTACTCCATTTGGGGCATTTTTGGATCCGGTGGCTGATAAG CTCATGGTTGCTACTACCTTGATCTTGTTGTGCACTAAGCCCCTTGATGCTGGTATATTTGGCCATGGACCATGGCTATTGACTGTGCCTGCAACTGCCATAATCTGTAGAGAG ATAACCATGTCGGCAGTTAGGGAATGGGCTGCTTCTCGTGACAAAAAGCTTTTACAG GCTGTTGCAGTTAATAACTTgggaaaatggaaaactgCCACACAGATGAGTGCATTGACTATCCTTTTGGCTGCTGGAGATGCAAG CTTTGTAGGGGACGGAACTCTTGTTTCTTCGGGGGTAGTGTTACTCTATATTTCCGCCTGGCTCTCCTTATGGTCAATGGCAGTTTATATCAAAAAGATATGGCGAGTGCTAATACTATAG
- the LOC125212213 gene encoding probable protein phosphatase 2C 33 yields the protein MGSWFSCDCGSIYNYSYATETLDWRTKSSFCGVYYRHGPMPYGVKVVRNATEQDEDEDQELRMDTNFDCYCCATTTTLTLLKRGEYLITTQIGNSGAILGTRDENNALIPVHLTLNLKPHPLPAARKCQVEPEVDKDPPKLSAPFISHRRITNADEFVVLATGGVWEVLTKRDVVNIVDTCPGRWGAAQAVVDAVVRKWRYRYPTSMVDDCAVACLFLNSLTRHPSPQPHVVTNKKTNGINILPLGKKKRD from the exons ATGGGATCCTGGTTTTCCTGCGATTGTGGGTCCATATATAATTACAGCTATGCTACAGAG ACCTTAGATTGGAGAACAAAGTCGAGCTTTTGTGGGGTGTATTACCGCCATGGCCCTATGCCTTATGGTGTTAAGGTAGTCCGAAATGCCACGGAGCAAGACGAAGACGAAGACCAAGAGTTGCGAATGGACACCAATTTTGATTGCTACTGTTGTGCAACTACTACAACACTCACCCTGCTTAAACGG gGTGAATATCTTATAACTACACAAATTGGGAACTCGGGAGCTATATTAGGGACGAGAGACGAGAATAATGCATTGATTCCAGTGCACTTGACTTTGAATCTTAAGCCTCACCCCCTTCCTGCAG CCCGAAAATGCCAGGTTGAGCCTGAGGTGGACAAGGACCCTCCCAAGCTCTCCGCGCCTTTTATCTCCCACAGACGCATCACTAATGCAGACGAGTTTGTAGTGTTAGCAACAGGCGGG GTTTGGGAGGTGCTCACGAAAAGGGATGTGGTAAATATAGTGGACACTTGCCCAGGACGCTGGGGTGCAGCTCAAGCAGTAGTGGACGCAGTAGTTAGAAAATGGAGGTATAGGTATCCAACTTCAATGGTTGATGATTGTGCAGTGGCCTGCCTCTTCCTAAACAGTTTAACACGACACCCATCTCCCCAACCGCATGTTGTGACGAATAAGAAGACCAACGGGATAAATATACTTCCGTtgggaaagaaaaagagagattgA